The following coding sequences are from one Osmia bicornis bicornis chromosome 2, iOsmBic2.1, whole genome shotgun sequence window:
- the LOC114874806 gene encoding glucose-6-phosphate exchanger SLC37A2 isoform X1, which translates to MSGSLRDQPWGFQALEHTATKCCPYRRVNKMTWHQGGILALTYLAYTCYHMTRKPISVVKNVLSLNCSTLSPPPDFLINSTNRDTWCDWAPFDTADAPALLGMLDSAFLFTYAAAMFLSGFIAERVNLRYFLSFGMLASGISCYLFGIARPYNIHSLWYFVLVQAIGGVFQTSGWPGVVTVVGNWFGKRKRGLIFGIWNSHTSLGNILGSLIAAEFVESDWGLSFMVPGAVMGLAGFIIFLFLIPNPIDIGCIPPISPRYRKFDATHSSDEGSGSDDCEQLYNDAEDRLIYRCVYHEQVNIDDVASLRSETSPILSRYRHVQESHRGNAIGFIGAMSIPGVIEYSLSLFFAKLVSYTFLYWLPLYIAASTTYSTTLSADVSTLFDVGGIAGAIAAGVLSDYSGMSALTCAVMLGFAVPGLFIYDYIGSTSLGTNIVLLLIAGVLVNGPYALITTAVSAELGTHPSLGDNSKALATVTAIIDGTGSIGAAVGPLLAGLVSRWAGWHNVFYMLMIADMVALLLLSRLVYKDIQMYRRRRRAV; encoded by the exons ATGAGTGGTTCATTAAGGGATCAACCATGGGGCTTTCAAGCCTTGGAACATACAGCCACAAAATGTTGTCCTTATCGCCGTGTGAACAAAATGACCTGGCATCAGGGTGGTATCTTAGCTCTTACATATTTGGCCTATACTTGCTACCATATGACACGAAAACCAATATCAGTTGTGAAAAATGTATTAAGTCTCAATTGTAGTACTTTATCACCACCTCCAGATTTTTTGATTAATAGTACTAATCGAGATACATGGTGTGATTGGGCTCCATTTG ATACTGCAGATGCTCCAGCATTGCTTGGCATGTTAGACTCAGCATTCCTGTTTACATATGCAGCAGCCATGTTCCTCAG TGGTTTCATAGCTGAAAGAGTAAATTTACGCtattttctatcatttggTATGCTTGCATCAGGTATATCTTGTTATCTGTTTGGTATTGCTAGACCATATAATATTCATAGCTTGTGGTATTTTGTTCTGGTACAG gcAATTGGTGGTGTTTTCCAAACATCAGGTTGGCCTGGTGTAGTTACAGTTGTAGGAAATTGgtttggaaaaagaaaaagaggttTGATCTTTGGCATATGGAATTCTCACACCTCGTTGGGGAATATTTTGGGTAGTTTAATAGCTGCTGAATTTGTGGAATCTGATTGGGGTTTAAGTTTTATGGTACCTGGAGCAGTAATGGGCTTAGCAggatttataatatttctatttttaataccCAATCCTATAGATATCGGGTGTATTCCACCTATTTCTCCTAGATATAGAAAATTCGATGCAACCCACAGTTCAGATGAAGGCAGTGGTTCAGATGACTGTGAACAATTATATAATGATGCCGAAGAT CGTCTCATCTATCGCTGTGTCTACCACGAACAAGTTAATATTGAT GATGTGGCAAGTTTGCGATCTGAAACTAGTCCAATACTATCAAGATACAGACATGTACAAGAATCTCATAGAGGAAATGCAATCGGATTTATAGGAGCTATGTCTATACCTGGAGTTATAGAATATTCTCTCTCTTTATTTTTTGCAAAACTTGTAAGCTACACATTCCTGTATTGGTTGCCATTATATATTGCAGCTTCAA CTACTTATAGTACAACATTAAGTGCAGATGTCTCTACTTTATTTGATGTGGGTGGTATTGCGGGTGCGATAGCAGCTGGTGTTTTATCCGATTATAGCGGTATGAGTGCTTTAACATGTGCTGTTATGCTTGGATTTGCTGTTCCCGGG TTGTTTATATATGACTACATTGGAAGCACAAGTTTGGGCACCAACATAGTATTACTACTAATAGCAGGAGTATTGGTAAATGGACCATATGCCTTAATAACAACTGCTGTATCTGCTGAACTAGGAACTCACCCTAGTTTAGGGGATAATTCAAAAGCTTTAGCTACAGTTACTGCTATCATTGATGGAACAGGCAGTATTGGTGCTGCTGTTGGTCCACTGCTAGCAGGTTTGGTATCACGTTGGGCTGGCTGGCATAATGTGTTTTATATGCTTATGATCGCAGATATGGTGGCATTATTG CTTCTATCGAGATTAGTTTACAAGGATATTCAAATGTACAGACGACGACGAAGAGCTGTTTAA
- the LOC114874806 gene encoding glucose-6-phosphate exchanger SLC37A2 isoform X2 encodes MSGSLRDQPWGFQALEHTATKCCPYRRVNKMTWHQGGILALTYLAYTCYHMTRKPISVVKNVLSLNCSTLSPPPDFLINSTNRDTWCDWAPFDTADAPALLGMLDSAFLFTYAAAMFLSGFIAERVNLRYFLSFGMLASGISCYLFGIARPYNIHSLWYFVLVQAIGGVFQTSGWPGVVTVVGNWFGKRKRGLIFGIWNSHTSLGNILGSLIAAEFVESDWGLSFMVPGAVMGLAGFIIFLFLIPNPIDIGCIPPISPRYRKFDATHSSDEGSGSDDCEQLYNDAEDDVASLRSETSPILSRYRHVQESHRGNAIGFIGAMSIPGVIEYSLSLFFAKLVSYTFLYWLPLYIAASTTYSTTLSADVSTLFDVGGIAGAIAAGVLSDYSGMSALTCAVMLGFAVPGLFIYDYIGSTSLGTNIVLLLIAGVLVNGPYALITTAVSAELGTHPSLGDNSKALATVTAIIDGTGSIGAAVGPLLAGLVSRWAGWHNVFYMLMIADMVALLLLSRLVYKDIQMYRRRRRAV; translated from the exons ATGAGTGGTTCATTAAGGGATCAACCATGGGGCTTTCAAGCCTTGGAACATACAGCCACAAAATGTTGTCCTTATCGCCGTGTGAACAAAATGACCTGGCATCAGGGTGGTATCTTAGCTCTTACATATTTGGCCTATACTTGCTACCATATGACACGAAAACCAATATCAGTTGTGAAAAATGTATTAAGTCTCAATTGTAGTACTTTATCACCACCTCCAGATTTTTTGATTAATAGTACTAATCGAGATACATGGTGTGATTGGGCTCCATTTG ATACTGCAGATGCTCCAGCATTGCTTGGCATGTTAGACTCAGCATTCCTGTTTACATATGCAGCAGCCATGTTCCTCAG TGGTTTCATAGCTGAAAGAGTAAATTTACGCtattttctatcatttggTATGCTTGCATCAGGTATATCTTGTTATCTGTTTGGTATTGCTAGACCATATAATATTCATAGCTTGTGGTATTTTGTTCTGGTACAG gcAATTGGTGGTGTTTTCCAAACATCAGGTTGGCCTGGTGTAGTTACAGTTGTAGGAAATTGgtttggaaaaagaaaaagaggttTGATCTTTGGCATATGGAATTCTCACACCTCGTTGGGGAATATTTTGGGTAGTTTAATAGCTGCTGAATTTGTGGAATCTGATTGGGGTTTAAGTTTTATGGTACCTGGAGCAGTAATGGGCTTAGCAggatttataatatttctatttttaataccCAATCCTATAGATATCGGGTGTATTCCACCTATTTCTCCTAGATATAGAAAATTCGATGCAACCCACAGTTCAGATGAAGGCAGTGGTTCAGATGACTGTGAACAATTATATAATGATGCCGAAGAT GATGTGGCAAGTTTGCGATCTGAAACTAGTCCAATACTATCAAGATACAGACATGTACAAGAATCTCATAGAGGAAATGCAATCGGATTTATAGGAGCTATGTCTATACCTGGAGTTATAGAATATTCTCTCTCTTTATTTTTTGCAAAACTTGTAAGCTACACATTCCTGTATTGGTTGCCATTATATATTGCAGCTTCAA CTACTTATAGTACAACATTAAGTGCAGATGTCTCTACTTTATTTGATGTGGGTGGTATTGCGGGTGCGATAGCAGCTGGTGTTTTATCCGATTATAGCGGTATGAGTGCTTTAACATGTGCTGTTATGCTTGGATTTGCTGTTCCCGGG TTGTTTATATATGACTACATTGGAAGCACAAGTTTGGGCACCAACATAGTATTACTACTAATAGCAGGAGTATTGGTAAATGGACCATATGCCTTAATAACAACTGCTGTATCTGCTGAACTAGGAACTCACCCTAGTTTAGGGGATAATTCAAAAGCTTTAGCTACAGTTACTGCTATCATTGATGGAACAGGCAGTATTGGTGCTGCTGTTGGTCCACTGCTAGCAGGTTTGGTATCACGTTGGGCTGGCTGGCATAATGTGTTTTATATGCTTATGATCGCAGATATGGTGGCATTATTG CTTCTATCGAGATTAGTTTACAAGGATATTCAAATGTACAGACGACGACGAAGAGCTGTTTAA
- the LOC114874806 gene encoding glucose-6-phosphate exchanger SLC37A2 isoform X3 has translation MQQPCSSGDTLNGFIAERVNLRYFLSFGMLASGISCYLFGIARPYNIHSLWYFVLVQAIGGVFQTSGWPGVVTVVGNWFGKRKRGLIFGIWNSHTSLGNILGSLIAAEFVESDWGLSFMVPGAVMGLAGFIIFLFLIPNPIDIGCIPPISPRYRKFDATHSSDEGSGSDDCEQLYNDAEDRLIYRCVYHEQVNIDDVASLRSETSPILSRYRHVQESHRGNAIGFIGAMSIPGVIEYSLSLFFAKLVSYTFLYWLPLYIAASTTYSTTLSADVSTLFDVGGIAGAIAAGVLSDYSGMSALTCAVMLGFAVPGLFIYDYIGSTSLGTNIVLLLIAGVLVNGPYALITTAVSAELGTHPSLGDNSKALATVTAIIDGTGSIGAAVGPLLAGLVSRWAGWHNVFYMLMIADMVALLLLSRLVYKDIQMYRRRRRAV, from the exons ATGCAGCAGCCATGTTCCTCAGGTGACACTTTGAA TGGTTTCATAGCTGAAAGAGTAAATTTACGCtattttctatcatttggTATGCTTGCATCAGGTATATCTTGTTATCTGTTTGGTATTGCTAGACCATATAATATTCATAGCTTGTGGTATTTTGTTCTGGTACAG gcAATTGGTGGTGTTTTCCAAACATCAGGTTGGCCTGGTGTAGTTACAGTTGTAGGAAATTGgtttggaaaaagaaaaagaggttTGATCTTTGGCATATGGAATTCTCACACCTCGTTGGGGAATATTTTGGGTAGTTTAATAGCTGCTGAATTTGTGGAATCTGATTGGGGTTTAAGTTTTATGGTACCTGGAGCAGTAATGGGCTTAGCAggatttataatatttctatttttaataccCAATCCTATAGATATCGGGTGTATTCCACCTATTTCTCCTAGATATAGAAAATTCGATGCAACCCACAGTTCAGATGAAGGCAGTGGTTCAGATGACTGTGAACAATTATATAATGATGCCGAAGAT CGTCTCATCTATCGCTGTGTCTACCACGAACAAGTTAATATTGAT GATGTGGCAAGTTTGCGATCTGAAACTAGTCCAATACTATCAAGATACAGACATGTACAAGAATCTCATAGAGGAAATGCAATCGGATTTATAGGAGCTATGTCTATACCTGGAGTTATAGAATATTCTCTCTCTTTATTTTTTGCAAAACTTGTAAGCTACACATTCCTGTATTGGTTGCCATTATATATTGCAGCTTCAA CTACTTATAGTACAACATTAAGTGCAGATGTCTCTACTTTATTTGATGTGGGTGGTATTGCGGGTGCGATAGCAGCTGGTGTTTTATCCGATTATAGCGGTATGAGTGCTTTAACATGTGCTGTTATGCTTGGATTTGCTGTTCCCGGG TTGTTTATATATGACTACATTGGAAGCACAAGTTTGGGCACCAACATAGTATTACTACTAATAGCAGGAGTATTGGTAAATGGACCATATGCCTTAATAACAACTGCTGTATCTGCTGAACTAGGAACTCACCCTAGTTTAGGGGATAATTCAAAAGCTTTAGCTACAGTTACTGCTATCATTGATGGAACAGGCAGTATTGGTGCTGCTGTTGGTCCACTGCTAGCAGGTTTGGTATCACGTTGGGCTGGCTGGCATAATGTGTTTTATATGCTTATGATCGCAGATATGGTGGCATTATTG CTTCTATCGAGATTAGTTTACAAGGATATTCAAATGTACAGACGACGACGAAGAGCTGTTTAA
- the LOC114874808 gene encoding gamma-secretase subunit pen-2, translating into MDLSKIPNDRKLYLCKWYFRAGFALLPFLWAVNAIWFVKEAFFVQQYEEQKQIKKYVIFSAVGATIWSAALIAWIIIFQTQRAAWGEVADSISYIIPAGIP; encoded by the exons aTGGACTTGTCAAAAATTCCAAATGACAGAAAATTATACCTTTGCAAATGGTATTTTCGAG CTGGATTTGCTCTTCTACCATTTCTATGGGCTGTAAACGCTATTTGGTTTGTTAAAGAAGCTTTTTTCGTTCAGCAATATGAAGAACAAAAAcagataaaaaaat ACGTAATATTTTCTGCAGTTGGAGCGACTATATGGTCAGCTGCTCTTATAGCATggattattatatttcaaacaCAAAGAGCAGCATGGGGTGAGGTAGCTGATTCTATCAGTTACATAATTCCAGCAGGCATTCCTTAA